In a genomic window of Streptomyces koelreuteriae:
- a CDS encoding zinc-binding dehydrogenase: MFAVYAARIDRDQPLTGLELGERPAPEARPGWSTVTVKAASLNHHDLWSLRGVGLAEDKLPMILGCDAAGVDEDGNEVVLHSVIGQTGHGVGPNEPRSILTERYQGTFAEQVAVPTWNILPKPKELSFEEAACLPTAWLTAYRMLFTNAGVRPGDSVLVQGAGGGVATAAIVLGKAAGLRVFATSRDEAKRKRAVELGAVEAVEAGARLPQRVDAVIETVGAATWSHSVKSLKPGGALVISGATSGDRPSHAELTRIFFLELKVVGSTMGTKDELEDLLAFCAATGVRPVIDEVLPMDRAREGFERLASGEQFGKVVLTNS; this comes from the coding sequence ATGTTCGCTGTCTATGCCGCCCGAATCGACCGCGACCAGCCGCTGACCGGCCTGGAGTTGGGAGAGCGTCCGGCTCCCGAGGCCCGGCCCGGCTGGAGTACCGTCACGGTCAAGGCCGCCTCCCTCAACCACCATGACCTGTGGTCCCTGCGCGGCGTCGGCCTCGCAGAGGACAAGCTGCCGATGATCCTCGGCTGTGACGCCGCCGGTGTCGACGAGGACGGCAACGAGGTCGTCCTGCATTCCGTGATCGGACAGACCGGGCACGGGGTGGGGCCGAACGAGCCCCGTTCCATCCTCACCGAGCGGTATCAGGGCACGTTCGCGGAGCAGGTCGCCGTGCCGACCTGGAACATCCTGCCCAAGCCCAAGGAGCTCTCCTTCGAGGAGGCCGCTTGTCTGCCGACGGCGTGGCTGACCGCGTATCGGATGCTGTTCACCAACGCGGGGGTCCGGCCCGGCGACTCCGTGCTGGTGCAGGGGGCCGGTGGCGGTGTCGCCACGGCCGCCATCGTGCTGGGGAAGGCTGCGGGGCTGCGGGTCTTCGCCACCAGCCGGGACGAGGCCAAGCGGAAGCGGGCCGTGGAGCTGGGGGCCGTGGAGGCGGTGGAGGCCGGGGCGCGGCTGCCGCAGCGGGTCGACGCGGTGATCGAGACGGTCGGGGCGGCGACATGGTCGCACTCCGTGAAGTCGCTGAAGCCCGGGGGCGCGCTGGTGATCTCCGGTGCGACGAGTGGTGACCGGCCGTCGCACGCCGAGCTGACCCGGATCTTCTTCCTCGAGCTCAAGGTCGTCGGCTCCACGATGGGGACCAAGGACGAGCTGGAGGATCTGCTCGCCTTCTGTGCCGCCACCGGTGTGCGGCCCGTGATCGACGAGGTGCTGCCCATGGACCGTGCGCGTGAGGGCTTCGAGCGGCTGGCTTCGGGTGAGCAGTTCGGGAAGGTCGTGCTGACGAACTCCTGA
- a CDS encoding NAD(P)-dependent malic enzyme: MAAEIVNPRSGSTTDHTGHEGGAEPLDSFDPAFALHRGGKMAVQATVPVRDKDDLSLAYTPGVAKVCSAIAEQPDLVHDYTWKSSVVAVVTDGTAVLGLGDIGPEASLPVMEGKAILFKQFGGVDAVPIALNCTDVDEIVETVVRLAPSFGGVNLEDISAPRCFEIERKLQERLDIPVFHDDQHGTAVVTLAALRNAARLSQRSLGELRAVISGAGAAGVAIARMLVEAGIGDVAVADRKGVVSADRDDLTAVKQELAGFTNKAGISGPLEAALDGADVFIGVSGGTVPEAAVASMAKGAFVFAMANPNPEVHPEVAHKYASVVATGRSDFPNQINNVLAFPGIFAGALQVRASRITEGMKLAAAEALASVVGDDLAADYVIPSPFDERVAPAVTAAVAAAARAEGVARR, encoded by the coding sequence GTGGCAGCGGAGATCGTCAATCCTCGCAGCGGAAGCACGACGGACCATACGGGTCACGAGGGCGGTGCGGAGCCCCTCGACTCCTTCGACCCGGCGTTCGCGTTGCATCGCGGCGGCAAGATGGCCGTGCAGGCCACGGTGCCGGTCCGTGACAAGGACGACCTGTCCCTGGCGTACACGCCCGGGGTCGCGAAGGTGTGCAGCGCGATCGCGGAGCAGCCGGACCTCGTCCACGATTACACGTGGAAGTCCTCGGTCGTCGCCGTCGTGACGGACGGTACGGCCGTGCTCGGACTCGGTGACATCGGGCCCGAGGCCTCCCTCCCGGTGATGGAGGGCAAGGCGATCCTGTTCAAGCAGTTCGGGGGCGTGGACGCGGTTCCGATCGCGCTGAACTGCACGGACGTCGACGAGATCGTCGAGACCGTGGTGCGGCTCGCGCCCTCGTTCGGCGGGGTCAACCTGGAGGACATCTCGGCGCCCCGGTGCTTCGAGATCGAGCGGAAGCTGCAGGAGCGGCTGGACATTCCCGTCTTCCACGACGACCAGCACGGTACGGCCGTGGTGACGCTGGCGGCCCTGCGGAACGCTGCGCGGCTGAGCCAGCGGTCGCTGGGGGAGCTGCGGGCGGTCATCTCGGGCGCCGGTGCGGCCGGTGTCGCCATCGCGCGGATGCTGGTCGAGGCCGGGATCGGGGATGTCGCGGTCGCCGACCGCAAGGGTGTCGTGTCGGCGGACCGGGACGACCTCACGGCGGTGAAGCAGGAGCTGGCCGGGTTCACGAACAAGGCGGGGATCAGCGGGCCGCTGGAGGCCGCGCTGGACGGGGCCGATGTGTTCATCGGGGTGTCCGGGGGGACGGTGCCGGAGGCGGCGGTCGCCTCCATGGCCAAGGGTGCGTTTGTGTTCGCCATGGCGAACCCGAACCCCGAGGTGCATCCCGAGGTCGCGCACAAGTACGCGTCCGTGGTGGCTACCGGGCGGTCGGACTTCCCCAACCAGATCAACAACGTGCTGGCGTTTCCGGGGATCTTCGCGGGGGCGCTGCAGGTGCGGGCCTCTCGGATCACGGAGGGGATGAAGCTGGCGGCTGCCGAGGCGCTGGCGTCGGTGGTCGGGGACGATCTCGCCGCCGACTACGTCATTCCGTCGCCGTTCGACGAGCGGGTCGCGCCGGCGGTTACGGCGGCTGTGGCTGCGGCTGCGCGGGCTGAGGGTGTGGCTCGGCGCTGA
- a CDS encoding ABC transporter substrate-binding protein, which translates to MTASSTRRTTAAHSRLAAVGAIAVAGALLLTGCGDQTQDNGSDSDTAASAPLADKLPKSIRDKGVIKVGSDIAYAPVEFKDNAGKTVGIDPDLAAAMGKQLGVDFEFENGTFDTLITGLRSKRYDIAMSAMTDTKDRQEGIDSDTGKKVGEGVDFVDYFTAGVSIYTKKGDDQGIKTWSDLCGKKIVLQRGTVSEDLAKAESKKCPAGKKIAIEPFDNDQQAQTRLRAGGAAAGSSDFPVAAYAVKTSGGGKDFQLVGEQVEAAPYGIAVAKNQTELRDALKAALDAIIDNGEYEKIMKKWGVTDGSIDEATINGGK; encoded by the coding sequence ATGACCGCAAGCTCCACCCGTCGTACGACCGCCGCGCACTCCCGGCTAGCAGCGGTCGGTGCGATCGCGGTCGCAGGCGCGCTGCTGCTCACCGGATGCGGTGACCAGACCCAGGACAACGGCTCGGACAGCGACACGGCGGCCTCGGCCCCGCTCGCCGACAAGCTGCCGAAGTCCATCCGTGACAAGGGCGTCATCAAGGTCGGTTCGGACATCGCCTACGCCCCGGTCGAGTTCAAGGACAACGCGGGCAAGACGGTCGGTATCGACCCGGACCTCGCCGCCGCCATGGGCAAGCAGCTCGGGGTCGACTTCGAGTTCGAGAACGGCACCTTCGACACGCTGATCACGGGCCTGCGCTCCAAGCGGTACGACATCGCCATGTCCGCGATGACCGACACCAAGGACCGCCAGGAGGGCATCGACTCCGACACCGGCAAGAAGGTCGGTGAGGGCGTCGACTTCGTCGACTACTTCACCGCCGGTGTCTCGATCTACACCAAGAAGGGCGATGACCAGGGCATCAAGACCTGGTCCGACCTGTGCGGCAAGAAGATCGTGCTGCAGCGCGGCACGGTCTCCGAGGACCTCGCCAAGGCGGAGTCGAAGAAGTGCCCGGCCGGCAAGAAGATCGCCATCGAGCCCTTCGACAACGACCAGCAGGCCCAGACCCGTCTGCGCGCGGGCGGCGCGGCCGCCGGTTCGTCCGACTTCCCGGTCGCCGCGTACGCGGTAAAGACCTCGGGCGGCGGCAAGGACTTCCAGCTGGTCGGCGAGCAGGTCGAGGCCGCTCCGTACGGCATCGCGGTCGCCAAGAACCAGACGGAGCTGCGTGACGCGCTCAAGGCCGCGCTGGACGCGATCATCGACAACGGTGAGTACGAGAAGATCATGAAGAAGTGGGGCGTCACGGACGGCTCCATCGACGAAGCCACCATCAACGGCGGCAAGTGA
- a CDS encoding amino acid ABC transporter permease, translated as MTVDIDKTPADTPPAGPEAIKAIPVRHYGRYVSAVVALALLGGIVYAFSQGKINWDAIPDYFFDDRILDGVGKTLLLTVLSMAIGIIGGVLLAVMRLSKNPVTSSIAWFYIWFFRGTPVLVQLIVWFNLGLVFEYINLGPFYKDEWSDFMTPFLTALLGLGLNEAAYMAEICRAGLLSVDEGQTEASHALGMSHTKTLRRIVIPQAMRVIVPPTGNEVINMLKTTSLVSVVQYPELLRAAQDIGQTSGAPAEMLFLAAAWYLLLTSIFSVGQYYLERYYARGSSRSLPATPFQKIKANVLSLSSRSKPKGGTA; from the coding sequence GTGACTGTTGACATCGACAAGACGCCGGCCGACACGCCCCCGGCCGGGCCGGAGGCCATCAAGGCCATCCCGGTCCGGCACTACGGGCGGTACGTCTCCGCCGTCGTCGCCCTCGCCCTGCTGGGCGGCATCGTCTACGCGTTCTCCCAGGGCAAGATCAACTGGGACGCGATCCCGGACTACTTCTTCGACGACCGCATCCTGGACGGCGTGGGCAAGACGCTCCTGCTGACCGTCCTGTCCATGGCGATCGGCATCATCGGCGGCGTCCTGCTGGCCGTGATGCGCCTGTCGAAGAACCCGGTGACCTCGTCGATCGCGTGGTTCTACATCTGGTTCTTCCGCGGCACCCCGGTCCTGGTCCAGCTCATCGTCTGGTTCAACCTGGGCCTGGTCTTCGAGTACATCAACCTCGGGCCGTTCTACAAGGACGAGTGGTCGGACTTCATGACCCCGTTCCTGACGGCACTGCTGGGCCTCGGCCTCAACGAGGCGGCCTACATGGCGGAGATCTGCCGTGCCGGTCTGCTCTCGGTCGACGAGGGCCAGACGGAGGCGTCGCACGCGCTCGGCATGAGCCACACCAAGACGCTGCGCCGGATCGTCATCCCGCAGGCGATGCGCGTGATCGTGCCGCCGACGGGCAACGAGGTCATCAACATGCTGAAGACGACCTCGCTGGTCTCGGTCGTCCAGTATCCCGAGCTGCTCCGCGCCGCCCAGGACATCGGACAGACCTCCGGCGCCCCCGCCGAGATGCTGTTCCTGGCGGCGGCCTGGTACCTGCTGCTGACCTCGATCTTCAGCGTGGGCCAGTACTACCTGGAGCGCTACTACGCGCGTGGTTCGAGCCGGTCGCTCCCGGCCACCCCCTTCCAGAAGATCAAGGCGAACGTGCTGTCCCTGTCCAGCCGCTCCAAGCCGAAGGGAGGCACCGCATGA
- a CDS encoding amino acid ABC transporter ATP-binding protein translates to MTAMVKAEGVHKSFGPVEVLKGIDLEVKSGEVFCLIGPSGSGKSTFLRCINHLEKINAGRLYVDGELVGYRQKGDKLYELKDSEVAVKRRDIGMVFQRFNLFPHMTAVENVMEAPVQVKGVSRSQARSRAQELLDRVGLADKAGNYPSQLSGGQQQRVAIARALAMDPKLMLFDEPTSALDPELVGDVLDVMRDLAESGMTMIVVTHEMGFAREVGDSLVFMDGGVVVESGHPREVLTNPQHERTKSFLSKVL, encoded by the coding sequence ATGACCGCCATGGTCAAGGCCGAGGGCGTCCACAAGTCCTTCGGCCCCGTTGAAGTCCTCAAGGGCATCGACCTGGAGGTGAAGTCCGGCGAGGTGTTCTGCCTCATCGGCCCCTCCGGCTCCGGCAAGTCGACCTTCCTGAGGTGCATCAACCACCTGGAGAAGATCAACGCCGGCCGTCTGTACGTGGACGGTGAGCTGGTCGGCTACCGCCAGAAGGGCGACAAGCTCTACGAGCTCAAGGACAGCGAGGTCGCGGTCAAGCGCCGGGACATCGGCATGGTCTTCCAGCGCTTCAACCTGTTCCCGCACATGACGGCCGTCGAGAACGTCATGGAGGCACCGGTCCAGGTCAAGGGCGTGAGCAGGAGCCAGGCCCGCAGCCGCGCCCAAGAGCTGCTGGACCGGGTGGGCCTGGCCGACAAGGCGGGCAACTACCCCTCCCAGCTCTCCGGCGGCCAGCAGCAGCGTGTCGCCATCGCCCGGGCCCTCGCCATGGACCCGAAGCTGATGCTGTTCGACGAGCCGACCTCGGCGCTCGACCCGGAGCTGGTCGGTGACGTCCTGGACGTCATGCGCGACCTCGCCGAGTCGGGCATGACGATGATCGTCGTCACCCACGAGATGGGCTTCGCCCGCGAGGTGGGCGACAGCCTGGTCTTCATGGACGGCGGTGTGGTGGTCGAATCCGGTCACCCGCGCGAGGTGCTGACCAACCCGCAGCACGAGCGGACGAAGTCGTTCCTGTCCAAGGTGCTCTGA
- a CDS encoding class I SAM-dependent methyltransferase — translation MTDSDTTTATTDWRAWQESWDRQQEWYLPDREQRFEIMLDMVEALVGTAPRVLDLACGTGSITARLLARFPDATSTGVDLDPALLAIAEGTFADDDRVGLVTADLKDPDWPARLPYDAYDAVLTATALHWLHREPLANLYGQVAGVVRDGGVFMNADHMIDESTPRINAAESALRHARMDQAKRDGVLDWSEWWQLAAKDPVLAEPTARRYEIYGEHADGDMPSAAWHARVLREKGFGEARPVWCSPSDTLLLALK, via the coding sequence ATGACGGACTCCGACACCACGACGGCCACCACCGACTGGCGTGCCTGGCAGGAGAGCTGGGACCGGCAGCAGGAGTGGTACCTGCCCGACCGCGAGCAGCGGTTCGAGATCATGCTCGACATGGTCGAGGCCCTGGTGGGCACCGCCCCGCGCGTGCTCGACCTCGCCTGCGGCACGGGCAGCATCACCGCCCGGCTGCTCGCCCGGTTCCCCGACGCCACCAGCACCGGCGTCGACCTCGACCCGGCGCTCCTCGCCATCGCCGAGGGCACCTTCGCGGACGACGACCGGGTCGGCCTCGTCACCGCCGACCTCAAGGACCCCGACTGGCCGGCGAGGCTGCCGTACGACGCGTACGACGCCGTCCTGACCGCGACGGCCCTGCACTGGCTGCACCGGGAACCCCTCGCGAACCTCTACGGCCAGGTCGCGGGAGTCGTCCGCGACGGCGGTGTCTTCATGAACGCGGATCACATGATCGACGAGTCGACGCCCCGGATCAACGCGGCCGAGAGCGCGCTGCGGCACGCCCGTATGGATCAGGCCAAGCGGGACGGCGTCCTCGACTGGTCCGAATGGTGGCAGCTCGCCGCCAAGGACCCGGTTCTCGCCGAGCCCACGGCCCGGCGCTACGAGATCTACGGCGAACACGCCGACGGTGACATGCCCTCGGCTGCCTGGCACGCGCGCGTGCTGCGCGAGAAGGGGTTCGGCGAGGCCAGGCCGGTGTGGTGCTCGCCCTCGGACACCCTGCTGCTCGCCCTGAAGTAA
- a CDS encoding CGNR zinc finger domain-containing protein, with amino-acid sequence MELAYYSDYAVRLVNTEEPVRGKDTLTSVEAVRDLFGASQSAARRATDSDVTRFRSIRARLRAVFEAADTGDETLAVDLLNSLLLEFPVSPQISGHDFRDDDGRPLWHMHLADHPSNATAGYAAIAAMGLAFHLTEYGVDRLGLCEAAPCRNAYLDTSTNRSRRYCSDRCATRANVAAYRARKRREAALPDLSEKTGLAADNTQPSSAHGERPVPRGR; translated from the coding sequence GTGGAACTGGCCTATTACTCGGACTATGCCGTGCGCCTCGTCAACACCGAGGAACCGGTCCGGGGCAAGGACACGCTGACGTCGGTCGAGGCCGTCCGCGACCTGTTCGGCGCCAGCCAGTCGGCGGCCCGTCGCGCCACCGACTCGGACGTGACGCGGTTCCGCTCGATCCGGGCCCGGCTGCGCGCGGTCTTCGAGGCGGCCGACACCGGCGACGAGACCCTGGCCGTCGACCTGCTGAACTCCCTCCTCCTGGAGTTCCCGGTGAGCCCGCAGATCTCCGGGCACGACTTCCGCGACGACGACGGCCGCCCCCTGTGGCACATGCATCTGGCGGACCACCCGTCCAACGCCACTGCCGGCTACGCGGCGATCGCGGCGATGGGCCTGGCGTTCCATCTGACCGAGTACGGCGTGGACCGGCTCGGCCTGTGCGAGGCCGCGCCCTGTCGCAACGCCTACCTGGACACCTCCACGAACCGCTCCCGGCGCTACTGCTCCGACCGCTGCGCGACCCGCGCCAACGTGGCGGCCTACCGCGCCCGCAAACGCCGCGAGGCCGCCCTGCCCGACCTGTCGGAGAAGACGGGCCTGGCGGCCGACAACACCCAGCCGAGCAGCGCCCACGGCGAACGCCCGGTCCCGCGCGGCCGGTAG
- the sodN gene encoding superoxide dismutase, Ni produces MLSRLFAPKVKVSAHCDLPCGVYDPAQARIEAESVKAVQEKMAGNDDPHFQARATVIKEQRAELAKHHVSVLWSDYFKPPHFEKYPELHQLVNDALKALSAAKGSTDPATGQKALDYIAQIDKIFWETKKA; encoded by the coding sequence ATGCTTTCCCGCCTGTTTGCCCCCAAGGTCAAGGTCAGCGCTCACTGCGACCTGCCCTGCGGTGTGTACGACCCTGCCCAGGCCCGCATCGAGGCGGAGTCGGTCAAGGCTGTCCAGGAGAAGATGGCCGGAAACGACGACCCGCACTTCCAGGCGCGCGCCACCGTCATCAAGGAGCAGCGCGCGGAGCTCGCCAAGCACCACGTGTCCGTGCTCTGGAGCGACTACTTCAAGCCCCCGCACTTCGAGAAGTACCCGGAGCTGCACCAGCTGGTCAACGACGCCCTCAAGGCCCTCTCGGCCGCCAAGGGCTCGACCGACCCGGCGACCGGCCAGAAGGCTCTGGACTACATCGCCCAGATCGACAAGATCTTCTGGGAGACCAAGAAGGCCTGA
- a CDS encoding inorganic phosphate transporter, whose amino-acid sequence MDHITFLVAVVIVTALAFDFTNGFHDTANAMATSIATGALAPRTAVLISGVLNVAGAFLSTEVARTISGGIVDDTLVSPGMIFAGLVGAILWNLLTWLVGLPSSSSHALFGGLIGAVWVGAGSHGVNFDKVVEKVLVPAVASPLVAGVAALIATYLAYRLTDRARKESVTKGFRIGQIASASLVSLAHGTNDAQKTMGVITLTLISAGALGHDAGPPLWVIASAGLAIGLGTYLGGWRIIRTMGKGLTEIQSPQGFAAETASTTVILTSAHLGFALSTTQVASGSILGAGLGRRLAEVRWGVAGRMVIAWMVTLPAAALVGGLAASVVQNGGDLGTAVVALVGAALAAGIVAVSRRNPVHAHNVNDAHEVSIRTEPPAKVGTAA is encoded by the coding sequence ATGGACCACATCACGTTCCTCGTGGCGGTCGTCATCGTCACGGCGCTCGCCTTCGACTTCACCAACGGATTCCACGACACGGCGAACGCGATGGCCACGTCCATCGCCACCGGCGCGCTGGCTCCCCGTACTGCGGTCCTGATCAGCGGTGTCCTCAATGTCGCCGGTGCCTTTCTCTCCACCGAGGTGGCCAGAACCATCTCGGGCGGCATCGTGGACGACACCCTCGTCAGCCCGGGGATGATCTTCGCGGGACTGGTCGGGGCGATCCTGTGGAACCTGCTGACCTGGCTCGTCGGACTGCCGTCGAGCTCCTCGCACGCCCTGTTCGGCGGGCTCATCGGGGCCGTGTGGGTCGGGGCGGGCAGCCACGGCGTCAACTTCGACAAGGTCGTCGAGAAGGTGCTCGTCCCGGCGGTGGCCTCGCCGCTCGTGGCCGGTGTCGCCGCGCTGATCGCCACCTACCTCGCCTACCGGCTCACCGACCGCGCCCGCAAGGAGTCCGTCACCAAGGGCTTCCGGATCGGCCAGATCGCCTCCGCCTCGCTGGTCTCCCTCGCCCACGGCACGAACGACGCGCAGAAGACCATGGGCGTCATCACCCTCACCCTCATCTCGGCCGGCGCGCTCGGCCACGACGCCGGCCCGCCCCTGTGGGTCATCGCCTCCGCCGGCCTCGCCATCGGCCTCGGCACCTACCTCGGCGGCTGGCGGATCATCCGCACCATGGGCAAGGGCCTCACCGAGATCCAGTCCCCGCAGGGCTTCGCCGCCGAGACCGCCTCCACCACCGTCATCCTCACCTCCGCCCACCTCGGCTTCGCCCTGTCCACCACCCAGGTCGCCTCGGGCAGCATCCTCGGCGCGGGGCTCGGCCGCAGGCTCGCGGAGGTCCGCTGGGGCGTCGCGGGCCGGATGGTGATCGCCTGGATGGTCACCCTGCCCGCCGCCGCGCTGGTCGGGGGCCTGGCCGCGAGCGTCGTCCAGAACGGCGGCGACCTCGGTACGGCGGTCGTCGCACTGGTCGGCGCGGCCCTGGCCGCGGGCATCGTGGCCGTCTCGCGCCGCAACCCGGTACACGCGCACAACGTCAACGACGCGCACGAGGTCAGCATCCGCACCGAGCCGCCCGCCAAGGTCGGCACGGCAGCCTGA
- a CDS encoding VOC family protein, producing MRIRWTYAFADRPRETFGTACDFWTAVTDTRLSELRGQHSEFVTLLPDGADAYVKAQAVRSGDGGAHLDFCVDDVAGFRDSAVRLGASVVLDLGSLVVLRSPGGQLFCGDPWRGQSSRPGVVRGSRLDQVCLDVPPSSYDAEVAFWSGLLDGWVSRPGALPEFHVVEPPPGLPVRLLLQRLGEERPASAHFDLACTDVGATRAWHEKLGAVHVADRSGWSVMRDPAGGTYCLTTRDPETGGRRR from the coding sequence ATGAGGATCCGCTGGACATACGCCTTCGCCGACCGGCCTCGCGAGACCTTCGGGACCGCATGTGACTTCTGGACGGCCGTCACGGACACGCGACTTTCCGAACTCCGCGGGCAGCACTCCGAGTTCGTGACCCTGCTCCCCGACGGCGCCGACGCCTACGTCAAGGCCCAGGCGGTGCGGTCGGGGGACGGCGGGGCGCATCTCGACTTCTGCGTGGACGACGTGGCGGGGTTCAGGGACTCGGCGGTGCGGCTCGGGGCGAGCGTGGTGTTGGACCTCGGGTCGCTCGTCGTGCTGCGTTCGCCCGGCGGGCAGTTGTTCTGCGGGGACCCGTGGCGCGGCCAGTCGTCGCGCCCGGGTGTGGTGCGCGGCAGCCGGCTCGACCAGGTGTGCCTGGACGTACCGCCGTCGTCGTACGACGCCGAAGTCGCCTTCTGGAGCGGCCTGCTGGACGGCTGGGTGTCGCGTCCCGGCGCGCTCCCGGAGTTCCATGTGGTCGAGCCGCCTCCCGGCCTGCCCGTCCGGCTGCTTCTGCAACGCCTCGGCGAGGAGCGCCCGGCCTCCGCCCACTTCGACCTCGCTTGTACGGACGTCGGCGCCACCCGGGCGTGGCACGAGAAACTCGGGGCCGTACACGTGGCCGACCGCTCCGGCTGGTCGGTGATGCGCGACCCGGCGGGCGGCACGTACTGCCTGACGACCCGGGATCCGGAGACGGGCGGGCGGCGCCGCTAG
- a CDS encoding RNA polymerase sigma factor, with the protein MRNTPEVEDLLRRNAPQVLGALVRRYGHFDAAEDAVQEALLAAAGQWPEAGVPGNPRGWLIKVASRRLTDALRSEEARRQREERAAALTPRDAFTAPPPGERAPREDDTLSLLILCCHPDLTPSAQIALTLRAVGGLTTAEIARAYLVPEATMAQRISRAKQRVRGVRFGRPDRWEQRLPSVLQTLYLIFNEGYTATSGTALQRPDLAGEAVRLTRTVHRLLPDDREVAGLLALLLLTDARRDERTGPGGELIPLDEQDRDRWDKAAIEEGVALVTRALSRGRPGPYQLRAAIAAVHDEAPSPEATDWAEILGLYDVLVDLLPGPVERLNRAVAVAMVHGPRAGLAELDALPGTLKGHRLDAVRAHLLERAGEPEAARVAYESAAAQTLSLPEQRYLQARAARLRD; encoded by the coding sequence GTGAGGAACACACCCGAGGTCGAGGACCTGCTGCGCCGGAACGCGCCGCAGGTCCTCGGCGCGCTGGTCAGACGGTACGGGCACTTCGACGCCGCCGAGGACGCCGTACAGGAGGCGCTGCTCGCGGCGGCCGGGCAGTGGCCTGAAGCGGGCGTGCCCGGCAATCCGCGCGGCTGGCTGATCAAGGTGGCCTCGCGGCGGCTGACCGACGCCCTGCGCAGTGAGGAGGCCCGGCGACAGCGCGAGGAACGGGCGGCGGCGCTCACGCCCCGCGACGCCTTCACCGCCCCGCCGCCGGGGGAGCGGGCTCCCCGTGAGGACGACACCCTCTCGCTGCTCATCCTGTGCTGCCATCCGGACCTCACCCCGTCCGCCCAGATCGCGCTCACGCTGCGTGCCGTCGGCGGTCTGACCACGGCGGAGATCGCCCGTGCGTATCTGGTCCCGGAGGCGACGATGGCGCAGCGCATCAGCCGGGCCAAGCAGAGGGTGCGGGGCGTGCGCTTCGGCCGCCCGGACCGCTGGGAGCAGCGGCTGCCGTCCGTTCTGCAGACCCTCTATCTGATCTTCAATGAGGGCTACACCGCCACTTCAGGCACGGCCCTGCAGCGCCCCGACCTGGCGGGCGAGGCCGTACGGCTGACCCGTACGGTCCACCGGCTGCTCCCCGACGACCGCGAGGTGGCCGGGCTGCTCGCGCTGCTGCTGCTCACCGACGCCCGGCGCGATGAGCGCACCGGACCGGGCGGGGAGCTGATCCCCCTCGACGAGCAGGACCGCGACCGCTGGGACAAGGCTGCCATCGAGGAGGGTGTCGCGCTGGTGACCCGGGCGCTGTCCCGGGGCAGGCCCGGGCCGTACCAACTGCGGGCCGCGATCGCCGCCGTGCACGACGAGGCGCCTTCGCCCGAGGCGACGGACTGGGCCGAGATCCTGGGCCTGTACGACGTCCTCGTCGACCTGCTCCCCGGGCCGGTCGAACGCCTCAACCGCGCGGTGGCCGTCGCGATGGTCCACGGCCCGCGCGCCGGCCTGGCCGAACTGGACGCGTTGCCGGGCACGTTGAAAGGCCACCGCCTGGACGCCGTACGCGCGCACCTCCTTGAACGCGCGGGCGAGCCCGAAGCCGCCCGGGTCGCCTACGAGTCGGCGGCCGCCCAGACCCTCAGCCTGCCCGAGCAGCGCTATCTCCAGGCGCGGGCGGCGCGGTTGAGGGACTAG
- a CDS encoding YciI family protein, with protein MKYLVMVQGTQADYEAMRGKASAESPAWNEDELQAMFAYMGAINDDLSETGEFVDGQGLAEPAQTRHVTLGDDGKAVITDGPYSETKELLAGYWVLECESLERVTEIADRISRCPQPAGAPDYPVVIRPIMDGSGDI; from the coding sequence ATGAAGTACCTGGTCATGGTGCAGGGCACACAGGCGGACTACGAGGCCATGCGCGGCAAGGCGTCAGCGGAATCGCCCGCCTGGAACGAGGACGAGCTGCAGGCGATGTTCGCCTACATGGGGGCCATCAACGACGATCTCTCCGAGACCGGCGAGTTCGTCGACGGGCAGGGCCTGGCCGAGCCGGCGCAGACCCGGCATGTCACCCTCGGTGACGACGGCAAGGCCGTGATCACCGACGGCCCGTACAGCGAGACCAAGGAGCTGCTGGCCGGCTACTGGGTCCTGGAGTGCGAGAGCCTGGAGCGGGTCACGGAGATCGCCGACCGCATCTCCCGCTGCCCCCAGCCGGCCGGTGCCCCCGACTACCCGGTCGTGATCCGCCCGATCATGGACGGCAGCGGGGACATCTGA